One genomic region from Alosa alosa isolate M-15738 ecotype Scorff River chromosome 12, AALO_Geno_1.1, whole genome shotgun sequence encodes:
- the pigo gene encoding GPI ethanolamine phosphate transferase 3 isoform X2: MKRLLVLGLLLWLCALFYVGIFLFVGGFLLVRLEVNRTSTCEDVLSPSAGSQADFCRTQPRFRRAVVLIIDALKVDFARYDHSNLSPRPYENKLPVLQELVSLDRSHAGLFTFQADPPTTTMQRIKGFTTGSLPTFIDVGNNFASSAILEDNLIHQLGQAGKRVVFMGDDTWENLFPKKFHRSLPFPSFNVKDLHTVDNGILQHIYSTMKGEDWDVLIAHFLGVDHCGHRSVVEHLQNDTLLVVMGDHGMTDTGDHGGESAKETEAALFLYSHAPLFPAPASQAEPPVVPQTDLVPTLALLLGIPIPYSSVGQVLLPLFPPPGHPQGGRSGPDQSEALWVNVKQVNRFLQTYSSMANDIPPDRLSELRAAFAYVSSAYLASVQQGAPASPELLRSMQAYLTSVRDTCRASWARFHPLKMAAGMVLLAGACLLCYLLSELSSAVLTEGALRAPLVAGVCVGVCVAVAQLASQGHLDAPWCLAAAAGSSEVLFLWRHRRRATHSSKSRPSAPSQLVGAALLVLALRCASLLSDSYVIAEGRVVTFLLCSLGLYVPLRLNWDGHLLPPPSPDSQKPPGALPAIPLPAWAVRREGVALCLSLAVLAGSLCLSLALHACREEQGASCQPSAFLAPLARMQDERLRNLHYLLSLAALAAWTHLLYRWLRHYGNLNAPGAPAVFAARWLLPAAAVLTGLHWAVSATPEDSFRSLAELIRLAQSVLPRAAYAALGLGVALLWLDPLTVFVKHRAPASASTHHLPPPPRYRASTGISPQAELHHLIPQLYQRIRHSLEDGPASAAEAAGGSSGQDGRPAVEAYGLGTVYSAPLVLLVGLLGTGVLLLHPESLAPAFLLMLLEAAALLHIHATCTTLSGQQGDHATGFRVPWAPVVLWSLAACQFFHATGHLPTFASLQWGAAFVGFPDGHTGTLLPATLVTLNTFSSHILFALACPLLLFWPLVTEVRCNKSGRSGGEESEDVVMEMRLRENPQQFSSALLQLAARYLFVCGAQVFASVCAAAVLRRHLMVWQVFAPKLMFEASGFLVGSVFLLLGVALVLRVDVAVSGWFKRLLPDASR, from the exons ATGAAGAGACTGCTTGTGTTGGGCCTGCTGTTGTGGCTGTGTGCCTTGTTCTACGTGGGCATCTTCCTCTTCGTGGGGGGGTTCCTGCTGGTCCGACTGGAGGTGAACCGGACCAGCACCTGTGAGGATGTCCTGTCGCCATCTGCGGGCTCGCAGGCGGACTTCTGCCGGACCCAGCCTCGCTTCCGCCGGGCCGTGGTGCTCATCATCGACGCTCTGAAGGTGGATTTCGCCCGGTACGACCACTCCAACCTGTCCCCCCGCCCATACGAGAACAAGCTCCCAGTGCTGCAGGAGCTGGTGTCGCTGGACAGGAGCCACGCCGGGCTGTTCACCTTCCAGGccgacccccccaccaccaccatgcagCGTATCAAGGGCTTCACCACCGGCTCCCTGCCCACCTTCATCGACGTGGGCAACAACTTCGCCTCCAGCGCCATCCTGGAGGACAACCTGATTCACCAGCTGGGCCAGGCAG GCAAACGTGTTGTCTTCATGGGGGATGATACGTGGGAGAACCTCTTCCCGAAAAAGTTCCATCGCTCTTTGCCTTTCCCCTCCTTCAACGTAAAGGACCTGCACACAGTGGATAACGGGATCCTCCAACACATCTACTCTACCA TGAAGGGGGAGGACTGGGATGTACTGATCGCTCACTTCCTGGGTGTGGACCACTGCGGCCACAG gtccgtAGTGGAGCACCTCCAGAATGACACGCtgctggtggtgatgggggACCACGGCATGACGGACACAGGTGACCATGGGGGCGAGAGCGCCAAGGAGACGGAGGCCGCCCTCTTCCTCTACAGCCACGCCCCCCTATTCCCTGCTCCCGCCtcacag gCTGAGCCCCCCGTAGTACCCCAGACTGACCTGGTGCCCACGCTGGCTCTCCTCCTGGGCATCCCCATCCCTTACAGCAGCGTGGGGCAGGTTCTACTGCCCCTATTCCCCCCTCCGGGGCATCCACAGGGCGGGAGGAGTGGCCCTGATCAGTCCGAGGCCCTGTGGGTCAACGTCAAGCAG GTGAACCGCTTCCTGCAGACGTACTCCAGCATGGCCAATGACATCCCCCCAGATCGCCTGTCAGAGCTGCGGGCAGCCTTCGCCTATGTGTCCTCTGCATACCTGGCCTCCGTCCAGCAGGGGGCGCCGGCGTCCCCCGAGCTGCTGCGCTCCATGCAGGCCTACCTGACCTCCGTCAGGGACACCTGCCGCGCCTCCTGGGCCCGCTTCCACCCTCTCAAGATGGCCGCCGGCATGGTGCTGTTGGCGGGCGCCTGCCTGCTGTGCTACCTGCTGTCGGAGCTGTCCTCGGCCGTGCTGACGGAGGGGGCACTGAGGGCGCCCCTGGTGGCCGGGGTGTGTGTCGGGGTGTGCGTCGCTGTTGCACAGCTGGCGTCTCAGGGCCACCTGGACGCGCCCTGGTGCCTCGCGGCGGCTGCGGGCTCCTCAGAGGTCCTCTTCCTGTGGCGGCACCGCCGCCGCGCCACGCACTCCTCCAAGAGCCGTCCGTCGGCTCCCTCGCAGCTCGTGGGCGCCGCCCTGCTGGTGCTGGCGCTGCGCTGCGCCTCGTTGCTGTCGGACAGCTACGTGATCGCCGAGGGTCGCGTGGTGACCTTCCTGCTCTGCTCGCTGGGCCTCTACGTGCCGCTGCGGCTCAACTGGGACGGACACCTGCTGCCGCCGCCCTCGCCCGACTCCCAGAAGCCCCCGGGGGCCCTGCCCGCTATCCCGCTGCCCGCTTGGGCGGTCAGACGCGAGGGCGTCGCGCTCTGCCTGAGCCTGGCCGTGCTGGCGGGCTCGCTGTGCCTGTCGCTGGCTCTGCACGCGTGCCGTGAGGAGCAGGGCGCATCCTGCCAGCCCTCGGCCTTCCTGGCGCCGCTGGCCCGCATGCAGGACGAGCGCCTGCGCAACCTGCACTACCTGCTCTCGCTGGCCGCGCTCGCTGCCTGGACGCACCTGCTGTACCGCTGGCTGCGTCACTACGGCAACCTCAACGCGCCGGGGGCCCCCGCCGTCTTCGCCGCCCGCTGGCTGCTGCCTGCCGCCGCCGTGCTGACCGGTCTCCACTGGGCGGTCAGCGCCACCCCCGAGGACAGCTTCCGCAGCCTGGCCGAGCTCATCCGCCTGGCGCAGTCCGTGCTGCCCCGAGCCGCCTACGCTGCGCTCGGCCTCGGGGTGGCGCTGCTCTGGCTCGACCCGCTCACCGTCTTCGTCAAGCACCGAGCGCCAGCGTCAGCGTCCACCCACCACCTGCCCCCCCCACCGCGCTACCGCGCCAGCACAGGCATCAGCCCGCAGGCCGAGCTGCACCACCTCATCCCGCAGCTCTACCAGCGCATCCGCCACTCCCTGGAGGACGGACCCGCGTCGGCCGCGGAGGCTGCAGGGGGCAGCAGCGGGCAGGACGGGCGGCCCGCCGTGGAGGCCTACGGCCTGGGCACGGTGTACTCGGCGCCCCTGGTGCTGCTGGTCGGCCTGCTGGGCACCGGGGTGCTGCTGCTCCACCCGGAGAGCTTGGCCCCCGCCTTCCTGCTGATGCTGCTCGAGGCCGCCGCGCTGCTGCACATCCACGCCACTTGCACCACCCTCTCCGGCCAGCAGGGGGACCACGCCA CTGGTTTCAGGGTGCCCTGGGCGCCGGTGGTGTTGTGGTCCCTGGCGGCGTGCCAGTTCTTCCATGCCACGGGGCACCTGCCCACCTTCGCGTCGCTGCAGTGGGGCGCAGCGTTCGTGGGCTTCCCCGACGGACACACGGGAACCCTGCTGCCCGCCACCCTCgtcacactcaacaccttctcctcacACATCCTATTtgccc ttgcgTGTCCTTTACTGCTGTTCTGGCCCCTGGTGACTGAGGTGCGCTGTAACAAAAGTGGGCGGTCTGGAGGGGAGGAGTCTGAGGATGTCGTCATGGAGATGCGATTGAGAGAGAATCCCCAGCAGTTTAGCTCCGCCCTGCTCCAGCTAGCCGCACGCTACCTCTTTGTCTGTGGAGCCCAG GtgtttgcgtctgtgtgtgcggcAGCAGTTCTCCGGAGGCATCTGATGGTGTGGCAGGTGTTCGCGCCCAA gttgATGTTTGAGGCCAGTGGGTTTCTGGTGGGCAGTGTGTTCCTACTGCTGGGCGTGGCACTGGTTCTGCGAGTGGACGTGGCAGTGAGCGGCTGGTTTAAGAGACTACTGCCCGATGCCTCCAGGTAA
- the pigo gene encoding GPI ethanolamine phosphate transferase 3 isoform X1 codes for MKRLLVLGLLLWLCALFYVGIFLFVGGFLLVRLEVNRTSTCEDVLSPSAGSQADFCRTQPRFRRAVVLIIDALKVDFARYDHSNLSPRPYENKLPVLQELVSLDRSHAGLFTFQADPPTTTMQRIKGFTTGSLPTFIDVGNNFASSAILEDNLIHQLGQAGKRVVFMGDDTWENLFPKKFHRSLPFPSFNVKDLHTVDNGILQHIYSTMKGEDWDVLIAHFLGVDHCGHRYGPDHPAMADKLTQMNGVIRSVVEHLQNDTLLVVMGDHGMTDTGDHGGESAKETEAALFLYSHAPLFPAPASQAEPPVVPQTDLVPTLALLLGIPIPYSSVGQVLLPLFPPPGHPQGGRSGPDQSEALWVNVKQVNRFLQTYSSMANDIPPDRLSELRAAFAYVSSAYLASVQQGAPASPELLRSMQAYLTSVRDTCRASWARFHPLKMAAGMVLLAGACLLCYLLSELSSAVLTEGALRAPLVAGVCVGVCVAVAQLASQGHLDAPWCLAAAAGSSEVLFLWRHRRRATHSSKSRPSAPSQLVGAALLVLALRCASLLSDSYVIAEGRVVTFLLCSLGLYVPLRLNWDGHLLPPPSPDSQKPPGALPAIPLPAWAVRREGVALCLSLAVLAGSLCLSLALHACREEQGASCQPSAFLAPLARMQDERLRNLHYLLSLAALAAWTHLLYRWLRHYGNLNAPGAPAVFAARWLLPAAAVLTGLHWAVSATPEDSFRSLAELIRLAQSVLPRAAYAALGLGVALLWLDPLTVFVKHRAPASASTHHLPPPPRYRASTGISPQAELHHLIPQLYQRIRHSLEDGPASAAEAAGGSSGQDGRPAVEAYGLGTVYSAPLVLLVGLLGTGVLLLHPESLAPAFLLMLLEAAALLHIHATCTTLSGQQGDHATGFRVPWAPVVLWSLAACQFFHATGHLPTFASLQWGAAFVGFPDGHTGTLLPATLVTLNTFSSHILFALACPLLLFWPLVTEVRCNKSGRSGGEESEDVVMEMRLRENPQQFSSALLQLAARYLFVCGAQVFASVCAAAVLRRHLMVWQVFAPKLMFEASGFLVGSVFLLLGVALVLRVDVAVSGWFKRLLPDASR; via the exons ATGAAGAGACTGCTTGTGTTGGGCCTGCTGTTGTGGCTGTGTGCCTTGTTCTACGTGGGCATCTTCCTCTTCGTGGGGGGGTTCCTGCTGGTCCGACTGGAGGTGAACCGGACCAGCACCTGTGAGGATGTCCTGTCGCCATCTGCGGGCTCGCAGGCGGACTTCTGCCGGACCCAGCCTCGCTTCCGCCGGGCCGTGGTGCTCATCATCGACGCTCTGAAGGTGGATTTCGCCCGGTACGACCACTCCAACCTGTCCCCCCGCCCATACGAGAACAAGCTCCCAGTGCTGCAGGAGCTGGTGTCGCTGGACAGGAGCCACGCCGGGCTGTTCACCTTCCAGGccgacccccccaccaccaccatgcagCGTATCAAGGGCTTCACCACCGGCTCCCTGCCCACCTTCATCGACGTGGGCAACAACTTCGCCTCCAGCGCCATCCTGGAGGACAACCTGATTCACCAGCTGGGCCAGGCAG GCAAACGTGTTGTCTTCATGGGGGATGATACGTGGGAGAACCTCTTCCCGAAAAAGTTCCATCGCTCTTTGCCTTTCCCCTCCTTCAACGTAAAGGACCTGCACACAGTGGATAACGGGATCCTCCAACACATCTACTCTACCA TGAAGGGGGAGGACTGGGATGTACTGATCGCTCACTTCCTGGGTGTGGACCACTGCGGCCACAGGTACGGCCCAGATCACCCAGCTATGGCCGACAAACTCACCCAGATGAACGGCGTCATCAG gtccgtAGTGGAGCACCTCCAGAATGACACGCtgctggtggtgatgggggACCACGGCATGACGGACACAGGTGACCATGGGGGCGAGAGCGCCAAGGAGACGGAGGCCGCCCTCTTCCTCTACAGCCACGCCCCCCTATTCCCTGCTCCCGCCtcacag gCTGAGCCCCCCGTAGTACCCCAGACTGACCTGGTGCCCACGCTGGCTCTCCTCCTGGGCATCCCCATCCCTTACAGCAGCGTGGGGCAGGTTCTACTGCCCCTATTCCCCCCTCCGGGGCATCCACAGGGCGGGAGGAGTGGCCCTGATCAGTCCGAGGCCCTGTGGGTCAACGTCAAGCAG GTGAACCGCTTCCTGCAGACGTACTCCAGCATGGCCAATGACATCCCCCCAGATCGCCTGTCAGAGCTGCGGGCAGCCTTCGCCTATGTGTCCTCTGCATACCTGGCCTCCGTCCAGCAGGGGGCGCCGGCGTCCCCCGAGCTGCTGCGCTCCATGCAGGCCTACCTGACCTCCGTCAGGGACACCTGCCGCGCCTCCTGGGCCCGCTTCCACCCTCTCAAGATGGCCGCCGGCATGGTGCTGTTGGCGGGCGCCTGCCTGCTGTGCTACCTGCTGTCGGAGCTGTCCTCGGCCGTGCTGACGGAGGGGGCACTGAGGGCGCCCCTGGTGGCCGGGGTGTGTGTCGGGGTGTGCGTCGCTGTTGCACAGCTGGCGTCTCAGGGCCACCTGGACGCGCCCTGGTGCCTCGCGGCGGCTGCGGGCTCCTCAGAGGTCCTCTTCCTGTGGCGGCACCGCCGCCGCGCCACGCACTCCTCCAAGAGCCGTCCGTCGGCTCCCTCGCAGCTCGTGGGCGCCGCCCTGCTGGTGCTGGCGCTGCGCTGCGCCTCGTTGCTGTCGGACAGCTACGTGATCGCCGAGGGTCGCGTGGTGACCTTCCTGCTCTGCTCGCTGGGCCTCTACGTGCCGCTGCGGCTCAACTGGGACGGACACCTGCTGCCGCCGCCCTCGCCCGACTCCCAGAAGCCCCCGGGGGCCCTGCCCGCTATCCCGCTGCCCGCTTGGGCGGTCAGACGCGAGGGCGTCGCGCTCTGCCTGAGCCTGGCCGTGCTGGCGGGCTCGCTGTGCCTGTCGCTGGCTCTGCACGCGTGCCGTGAGGAGCAGGGCGCATCCTGCCAGCCCTCGGCCTTCCTGGCGCCGCTGGCCCGCATGCAGGACGAGCGCCTGCGCAACCTGCACTACCTGCTCTCGCTGGCCGCGCTCGCTGCCTGGACGCACCTGCTGTACCGCTGGCTGCGTCACTACGGCAACCTCAACGCGCCGGGGGCCCCCGCCGTCTTCGCCGCCCGCTGGCTGCTGCCTGCCGCCGCCGTGCTGACCGGTCTCCACTGGGCGGTCAGCGCCACCCCCGAGGACAGCTTCCGCAGCCTGGCCGAGCTCATCCGCCTGGCGCAGTCCGTGCTGCCCCGAGCCGCCTACGCTGCGCTCGGCCTCGGGGTGGCGCTGCTCTGGCTCGACCCGCTCACCGTCTTCGTCAAGCACCGAGCGCCAGCGTCAGCGTCCACCCACCACCTGCCCCCCCCACCGCGCTACCGCGCCAGCACAGGCATCAGCCCGCAGGCCGAGCTGCACCACCTCATCCCGCAGCTCTACCAGCGCATCCGCCACTCCCTGGAGGACGGACCCGCGTCGGCCGCGGAGGCTGCAGGGGGCAGCAGCGGGCAGGACGGGCGGCCCGCCGTGGAGGCCTACGGCCTGGGCACGGTGTACTCGGCGCCCCTGGTGCTGCTGGTCGGCCTGCTGGGCACCGGGGTGCTGCTGCTCCACCCGGAGAGCTTGGCCCCCGCCTTCCTGCTGATGCTGCTCGAGGCCGCCGCGCTGCTGCACATCCACGCCACTTGCACCACCCTCTCCGGCCAGCAGGGGGACCACGCCA CTGGTTTCAGGGTGCCCTGGGCGCCGGTGGTGTTGTGGTCCCTGGCGGCGTGCCAGTTCTTCCATGCCACGGGGCACCTGCCCACCTTCGCGTCGCTGCAGTGGGGCGCAGCGTTCGTGGGCTTCCCCGACGGACACACGGGAACCCTGCTGCCCGCCACCCTCgtcacactcaacaccttctcctcacACATCCTATTtgccc ttgcgTGTCCTTTACTGCTGTTCTGGCCCCTGGTGACTGAGGTGCGCTGTAACAAAAGTGGGCGGTCTGGAGGGGAGGAGTCTGAGGATGTCGTCATGGAGATGCGATTGAGAGAGAATCCCCAGCAGTTTAGCTCCGCCCTGCTCCAGCTAGCCGCACGCTACCTCTTTGTCTGTGGAGCCCAG GtgtttgcgtctgtgtgtgcggcAGCAGTTCTCCGGAGGCATCTGATGGTGTGGCAGGTGTTCGCGCCCAA gttgATGTTTGAGGCCAGTGGGTTTCTGGTGGGCAGTGTGTTCCTACTGCTGGGCGTGGCACTGGTTCTGCGAGTGGACGTGGCAGTGAGCGGCTGGTTTAAGAGACTACTGCCCGATGCCTCCAGGTAA
- the LOC125304978 gene encoding coiled-coil domain-containing protein 17-like, which translates to MNISTCPRCDMSFKSLLLLEKHKEKFCIGSARPMRESETPKDLAERLNGRMRHHLEHRRHLETEAQRKTEPQTEFKLRREPTGSTAKPLTMDGHNSQISGLAMHHDKKLADLSNATKQLQKKHREIDAKLLEMATQGKAVSEMERMLQNLKAQEERNTQLLEAMMTQLLTLQADPRQQPTQGHKQQQQQQREASQSRQNDAQERGAQTFVPLYMGGLLSSEISNVRLSYLQHGGRSPQVLAQLQELLNEALQVEMHHGKQPNPKTHQREPSKRRYDSDWYQINKQLITTEIENQKLEEELRTAQLRKSKGSRPPYSTHMGPLRGQEVQAMKMDIDLLKHELEINRLRRQIRTRRTPQSPSLFPSLEEVRSQTPALTKYLYEQTDALGPASYDPVAGFVVFYDFLLGLSLSYRLCRLTVGLFSGDQELGAPSLLPPVQCELSSPCHPPGQHRGQLAVLATKQAVPRVHPAPALSLVLHLQASGGYDTLGQEVTRLLSRGWVKVDVFDQHNRVISGRWRVPLRLLPTKPSMTTGEMNAVPQLDSAELYLRVVNARDADAHSSIPISQSMASLYRFPPVVTTSRRLPSQYASESCDRSNKTHQYPSEPAPPTNTLSGDHGDLAAPPTKTLSGDLAAPPTNMLSGDLDQCFSTLFVPRHTFDT; encoded by the exons ATGAACATATCCACCTGTCCCAGATGCGACATGTCTTTCAAGTCTTTGCTATTGCTTGAAAAACACAAGGAAAAGTTTTGCATTGGTAGTGCCAGGCCTATGAGAGAGTCTGAAACACCGAAAGATCTG GCAGAAAGGTTGAATGGTCGTATGAGGCACCATCTGGAGCACAGAAGGCATCTAGAAACCGAAGCCCAGAGGAAAACAGAACCCCAAACTGAGTTTAAACTCAGGAGGGAACCA ACAGGATCCACAGCTAAACCTCTGACAATGGATGGACACAACTCTCAAATCAGTGGTCTTGCAATGCACCATGACAAGAAATTAGCTGACCTGTCAAATGCAACCAAACAACTGCAGAAGAAACACAGAG AGATAGATGCTAAGCTGCTGGAGATGGCCACTCAGGGGAAGGCCGTCTCTGAGATGGAGAGGATGCTGCAGAACCTGAAGGCTCAGGAGGAAAGGAACACCCAGCTGCTGGAGGCCATGATGACACAGCTGCTCACCCTGCAGGCAGACCCCAGGCAGCAACCCACACAGGGCCAcaagcaacagcagcaacagca ACGAGAAGCATCTCAAAGCAGACAGAATGATGCCCAGGAGAGAGGGGCACAGACCTTTGTTCCTCTCTATATGGGTGGATTACTGTCCTCAGAAATCAG TAATGTGCGTCTGTCCTACCTGCAACATGGCGGCCGCAGTCCTCAGGTGTTGGCCCAGCTGCAGGAGCTTCTGAATGAAGCCCTGCAGGTGGAAATGCATCATGGGAAACAACCCAACCCCAAGACGCATCAAAGAGAGCCGAGTAAAC GGAGGTATGATTCTGACTGGTACCAAATCAACAAACAGCTCATCACCACAGAGATAGAGAACCAGAAGCTGGAGGAAGAACTCAGGACTGCTCAGCTGAGAAAGAGCAAAGGCTCCAGACCGCCATACTCTACACACATGG GACCACTCAGGGGACAAGAAGTCCAAGCCATGAAGATGGATATTGACCTGCTGAAGCACGAGCTTGAGATAAACCGCTTGAGAAGACAGATACGCACAAGGAGGACACCGCAATCACCATCACTGTTTCCCTCACTG GAGGAGGTCAGATCCCAGACGCCAGCCCTCACCAAGTATCTGTATGAGCAGACAGATGCGCTCGGACCAGCTTCATATGAccctgt GGCAGGTTTTGTGGTGTTCTATGACTTCCTGCTGGGTCTGAGCCTGTCGTACCGCCTGTGCCGCCTGACGGTGGGGCTCTTCAGTGGAGATCAGGAGCTGGGCgccccctctctcctgcccccAGTGCAGTGTGAGCTCTCCTCCCCATGCCACCCCCCAGGGCAGCACAGGGGCCAACTCGCCGTGCTTGCCACCAAGCAGGCTGTGCCCAG AGTCCACCCTGCCCCTGCACTCTCCTTAGTGCTTCACCTGCAGGCCTCAGGAGGATATGACACGCTTGGACAGGAAGTGACCCGTCTGTTGTCCCGGGGCTGGGTGAAAGTGGATGTGTTTGACCAGCACAACCGTGTTATCAGTGGGAGGTGGAGAGTGCCCCTCCGACTGCTGCCGACCAAACCATCCATGACGACCGGAGAGATGAACGCTGTGcctcag ctGGACAGTGCAGAACTGTATCTGAGAGTTGTGAATGCTCGAGATGCAGATGCACACAGTTCCATCCCCATCAGCCAGAGCATGGCATCTCTCTACCGATTCCCTCCTGTG GTTACCACGAGTAGACGTCTCCCTTCACAGTATGCGTCTGAGTCCTGTGATCGGAGCAACAAGACCCATCAGTACCCATCAGAGCCCGCTCCACCGACCAATACACTGTCTGGTGACCATGGTGACCTGGCCGCTCCACCGACCAAGACACTGTCTGGTGACCTGGCCGCTCCACCGACCAATATGCTGTCTGGTGACCTggaccagtgtttttcaaccttatttgtgccacggcacacttttgacacttaa